The Vigna angularis cultivar LongXiaoDou No.4 chromosome 6, ASM1680809v1, whole genome shotgun sequence genome contains the following window.
gtattattttgtaaattatgcTGAGGCACTCATGATTTGCTAACAGGTAATTGCTACAAAAGCCGTTGAACGTGGCAGTTTGAACGTACTAGAagttttacatttaataattttattcaataaattcgTATGGCACGATAACTTGTGTTTAATAATATGGCATGTATGGCCTAAGAAGTAGGCACTTCTTTTTAAGATTGTTATTTGTTAAAAGATGTTAAGAGTCAAATGTACATCCGAGGgagtataataaattatataagtgCGAGCCAAAGCGGTTTAGAAGAACCATTCTTTAACAAGTTTCTCTAAATTGCAAGATTAAATgatgttttaaaagtttttccTGTGATTGATATTACTTGCCTTCTCTTACTAATCACAAGTGATTGAGTATTTCATAGTAATTTCTGGATCGTTTTGTTGCTTCCACTTGCGACATATGACTATTTAAGCTCAATTACCATTTCACACGGGTACAGAACTAATTACGCATGCTGTCTTGTCATAGAACAATTTCTTCCTTTAACTTGTAAAAATACATGGTTTTACTAAAGCATGTGTTTATCTTTTGCAGGGTGAGGCTGATATTTTCTTTCCTACAGACTTTTGGCTCTTGGAGCGAATAGATCATTATTGTTCTGGGTGGCTAAAACTTCATGGTGATCATACGtcaaaaaaaggaaagaaaaggagaacAATTACGGTAAGGCAATACCAGATGTGTTTTGCTTCAAATGGTTAGCAACTTAGTGTTTTCTTGCTCAATGGTTTATATTTGATGTAGCTGGAAACATCATCTTTCATGGAGGAGTTTGGTTTACCCACAAAAACGAGAACCAAGGATGGATACAACCCAATCTTGGATgacttcaaaaataccaaatttTATCTTAGTGTCCCTACACACAATACTAAGTAGGTATGGTCATGCTCAATACTAGTACTCTCATCCACAAGGACGTGCGGACGTGTATACCATCATTCATGGTCTTTGAGCATGAATGAGTTTCAAAGTACCGTGTCTGCGGTCATACGTAATCGATGGGCATTTTTTCCTTGGACATGTTGCCCTCCTCTCTGATACCCCACAAATTGTTTGATTTAATTGTAATACACATTTTTACATAGGTTTTAGAACAACACGACTTTCACAATAATCTTTGTAATGTCGTATTTGGTAGTATTCTAATTTGTACACTTGCAAGATCTTACTCTCAAGGTATATACTTCGCCAAGTGATACTTCATCCTcaagaatttgaagataaaaagaaatatctACTCTCTCGATAAAAGTTGAAAGATTATAAAGATTTTACGAATGAGAGAtcaaaagtattatttttattattaataatgataacATTTAAGTTTTGGGAGTCGTACATAGgcttcaatatttttaataaggtACAAGGTAATTAATACTTTGTAGCcgaaaaacttgaaaaaaaattgcttaaAGAGGTGACCGCGGAAGAATAATAAATACTATAAAagcttcaatatttttaataagctACAAGGTAATTAATACTTTGTAGCCGAAAAACTTGACAAAAAAAATGCTTGAAGTGGTGACCGCACAAGAATAATACTATAAAAGCTTCAATATTAACGAAGATATAAAACCTATGTGTTTAAACTAGTTGAaggttttcaaaagaaaattaacaaagGCACTATTACAAACTCAGCTTCTAGCAATAACAACTCAGCTTATCAAGGCACCACTACAAGCTACAATATAAACACATCAGCTACATTCAACATaagcattttattttatagagaATTTCTACTATCACTATTTGAAAGTGAGATGGAATGCTGTAACTGAGTACTTATAGCTCCCTTCTTGGAGAAGAACATGAACAAGCATCTATGAGTTTTCTCACAACCATGATTCAGAACATGAACAGCTGAAATTGAACATATTCAACAATTAATTACCCAATTGGTGGTTAGGTATAATATGTCTAATAATCAAAAtgattacatatatatatttatattacatGGAAGAACAAAACTAAGAAAACTCACCAATTACTTTTTATTGTACCATAGGTACAACCTTTTGAGTACCATGACTTTGACGTAGAATATCCATCCCAAGGATGCCAACTCGTGCAAGCTCAACTTCCTCACCTTTTTTCTCTGCATTACACTTCCTGACCAATCCATGAATCCCTTCTAATTCAAATGTGATCTCTTTCATAGTTGGACGTTTCTTTCCATTCAACTCTAAGCATCTATTTGCAAGATTAGCAACGGCAATGATTTGTCCCTTCTCTGCTTCTTTCATAACTCTTTTGTCAATAATGTCAAACAGATTGTCCTCCTCCAGACACTCAACAAAATATGATGCTAGACTCTTGAACTCTCCAGATCTTGCTGGTGATATTGCCTTTTGGCCTGTTAAAAGTTCAGCAAGAACTACTCCAAAACTATAGACATCACTTTTCTCTGTAAATTGACTAGTGTGAAAATATTCAGGATCCAAATAACCGAAGGTACCTTGAACAACTGTTGTAAGATGAGTAGCTTCAATAGAAATTACCCGGGATGTTCCAAAATCTGCAATTTTTGCCCTATACTTTTCATCCAATAGTATATTTGTGGATTTGATATCTCTATGATAAATGGGTTTAGATGCAACCGAGTGCAGGTAAAAGAGAGCTCCTGCGATCTCAGTGGCAATTCTCAAACACATCTCCCAAGTCATTGGTAATAACTCCTTTGTCTGGTCATGCAAATATTCAAAGAGATTACCATTAGGAATGAATTCATAAACAAGTAGAGGAATTTCTGTCTCCAAACAACATCCTAACAGTTTGACCACATTTCTGTTGTTGATTTGTGAGAGAATGACAAACTCATTGATGAACTCTTCAATATTTCCTTCCACCTTAAATTTTTTCACTGCAACAATTCTACCATCTACTAGCATTCCTTTGTAAACCGTACCTTGCCCTCCCTTTCCCAGAACTCTATCCATGTTAAAGTTGTCAGTGGCTTTCTCTAAATCATCCAAGCTAAAGAGAATAGCTTTGTCCACATTAGCTTCATTAGATGACATTCTTTGTTGCAACAACAAACCACCATTCTTTTTGAAGAACTTCTGTTTACGTTTCTCTATCACTCGCTTCCTTGCAACCTTATACAACAACCATAGACAAAGGAGAAAAATGATAGATCCCAGACTTGACGAAACTCCTACACAATTCGTCACAAAAATTCATGGATTGTAATTTGTccaattataaaagttattgtGCATGCATCTATAGTACTAACAAAACGAAAATTCACAGGGATGTAGTTAACGatctgtaaaataaaaaaaaaaactatataattatatttagataattattttcataaatacttaataaaatgaatttctaTCACAATAAAATTACCTTATACAAGTTAATTTGTAgaaacttcttttttttttagttttcttctgctataattagaaaattttattagtctaaatgtatatttatatttatatattagtcCTGCCTTCATAAATTTAATACGTACCTACTATAGCCCACTTCTTCGCTTGACTGTGCTTGTAATAATCTGGGATGGCTGAAATATCAGAAACCAAGTTAGGTTATAGGCTTTAACTTATATTAATCTCTTGAGGTAAACTTGAACTTATGAGACTGCATGGAATTAACTAATTTGATAGCAAAAGTTGAACTGCTGTATGATTTTAGGGCATATTTTAAAGATGTATATGCATATAACAATGACAAAACGAAAACATGAGCAATGTTAAATACAATAGCAGTCGTACCCAAAAAAATGgcatatgaattattttatataacagTACGACTATAGAACAGTGTAAATTAAAGTTACTGCATAGAGATCACACCAGTGCAGCCTCCTGCAACGTAGGGATTGCCATAGAAGCCTTCTAAACAGTCGCATCTCCAACCAGAGCTTGTGTTTTGCGAAGATACAACATTAGAGCGATTACAAGTGACGTAATCTAATTCTGAAAGGGATTGACGGGTAGAATTGTCAAGCGTGTTGTCCAATATCTCCCACTCAAGCACTGCCTCAATATAATCCGTATCGTTAATCGAAAACGTATCTTGCTGGTACGAGTATGGATATGCAATGAACGCATAAGTACACGGTTCACTCACAGTATTATTGTTTTCGGTGTTAAAATGTTGAAGTGTTGCGTTATATTCTGAAAGATACTTGGGCAGTGAAGTTTCACAGCAGTACCTGCCACTGCAACCATATTTTCCTACCAAGTTGAAGTTTTCATTGACTTCTTCACTGTCATCACACATGGACGCACAACAAGCAACAGTGGACCCATTGGACTGCAAAAAGGCAAGGTTGTTGCAACCAACGGCCACAAACGTGTTGGCTACCCGGGAATACACAAAAGGGCTTCCTCTCAGGTTTATTACTTCTGGCGTTGCTCTTCTGCCTGGGCAGTTCCAATAGAAAATCGGATTCTTGATATGAACCATATTCAAGCCAACTCCCATCACCTCCAGATTTAAAGACTTTAGGAAGGGTTTTTGGCCGCGGGAAGTTTCTCTGCATTCTACTTCAAACCACTTGCCTCCGTAGCATTTCGGATCTTTCATTCCAAAAGGGTACGAGATGTCAACACCTCCACATCTGAAACTACACCCAGGTTTTGCTATAATATACCCTTCTTTGGAATCTTGCAGTTCAAAATATggcaatttataataataatatggcTTAGCATATATAGGAGGCAATGTTATGAACATCGTGATGATGACGAAAAATGGTATTTGCAGAATCATTGTGGCTAAAACAGTGATCCCAATATCTGTACCAGGTAATTAGAAGAAGCGTATATTTATGCATAATCTAAGATAACTCTGCTTAATgaatttttaagtattttattgaTCTACTGGGAGTCAAACATTGACTTGGAGTAATACGGGAGGAGCTAgcgtttctttctttctgttcTTTTCTTTTCGTTTTGATTCATCAATCAACGTGGTTATTTATAGTGGAAAGAGtcaacataaattaaaaatattagttttcaaaagaaaaaaagaaacagcCCTATGTTATCTTCTTTGGAAtagtattttataatattaccTTAACAAAAGTTAAATTGTGTTTGTTTATTGGATGTTACATCTTTTGAATCAACTTGAAAATGAGgacatatttaactcttaaaTTATTCTTGTCGATTACCGTGATTAATCACTTTTGGGTTGATATTGATTCTTATTCATCatttttgttgataattctGTTGTATGGTTTTGGTCGATTATTTGGGCCGATTATCCTTGTTGACATCATGGTTGATCACATTGGTCGACTGGTAGATTGATGGATagtagaataaaaattaaattaatactcaattaataataattactaatcaactaattaatattgattaaaGTATGATTCGATCATAATTAGGCCAGTAAAAAAGTAAAAGCCTAtatactataaataaaggtttaatgtATGGTTATTTACACACATGCATGACTATCCTTATTCTAATCGTAGCACCAAAACATTTTCTACAAGTTCTATCAAAGAGATTTAGGAGTCAAAGGAGACCTTAAAGACCGAACGGACAAAAGATATGAGCAATATGTGATAAGCAATTGAGAGTACTCAACTGACCCTatagaaacattttggcgcttTGGGATTAATCAAACACTCGTCTACTTTTCATAGTAACGGTAAGGAGCACGAGAAGCAAGCCTATGGTAGAAGAGGTAATTAGCTTTGACCTCTAGGGTTGGCCACTCACCTCGACTGGTCAGCCACATTTTCTCGACTCAGCCAATCGACCTCGACTGGTCGGCTACATTTTCTCGACTCGACCAATCGGCATCGACTAGTGCTATAAAAACAGATAACCTGACTCGATCCGGCCCGACCAACCACagattggtcacttagtgaatCAACCCAATTTGGCTTTTTTATTAGCAAGCCAACAAAATTTGAACTCGGCCCAGCCTACCAcgagttggtgggttaaacgggttagTTCACTGGCTCAATTAATtacaagttattttttaaatccaacaaaaattacaattttttgtaattcaaatttaaataaatttcactctaaaatgatgttaaactccaaaaataattcaaaataaaaaaaaactatcattcaattcaaatgtaatccaaaaacaagcacaaaaagcgaacaaataagtttttaatattgatcattttttttatcacttatccatttataagattagagtattgaatggataaatccataatattttgctctcttaaaacatctttttatttatcctcatctataatacaataaaaaaagtgttaattaataatattgaaacacaaagtagtaaatatttaaattaaattaggtggaatggtgagccaacccaactcaccacgggttcaataCGAATGAGCCGGGTTCAAAGTGGGTCAGGTTGAAAATTAacccatataaaaaaattacattttttcaaaCCTAACCTGGCCTAAACCCGTGATGGGTCAGATTGGTTTGCGGGTTCTAACTCATTTTAATAGCACTAGCCTCGACCACTCAGCCTAACCATTCGACCTCATCAAGTTGGCCTCAACCAAACAACCTCAATCAATCAACATGTTCATCCACTCGGCCTCAACCTTTCAACCTAAATGTCTTTGTCAACATTTTAGTCCTGGCATTTCGGCCTTAGCCATTTGACTTGAATTTCTCTATCAACTTTTCAGTCTTGATATTTCAACTTCAACCATTGAACCTCAACCATTTAGACAATCGACATATACCAGTTGGTTTTAACCTCTCGCACTCATCCTCTCGTTGTTAGGCTAAAACATTCGGGTAAGGACGAGTTCCAATCGAGGAACTCATCCCTAATTAGACTAAAACATTTGGGTAAGGACAAGTTCCAATCAAAGAACCTCTTTCGAAAACTCCATTGGGTAAGGACGAATTCCAACTAAGGAACTTCTCCCGATCGAACTAAAACGTTTGTCTAAAGGCGAGTTCCAACCAAAGAATCTCTTCCCGAAAACTCTATTGGCTAAGGACGAGTTCTAACCAAGGAACTCCTCTCGATTGGACAACAAAATTCAAACCCCTTCGCCTCTTCAATTATAGGAACTTGGACTTCACGAACCAGTGTGTGGTACATACCCTTTATGTCAACTAGACAGACCAATCAGTGCATCCATGGGCCAATCATCATTGTTGATTACCTTGATCAATTAATCTTGGAATGATCATTCTTGTCGATCACCCTGGTTGACCACTCTAGTCAATCATTTAGGCCGATCACCTTAGCTAATCACCCTGACTAACTAACAAACCGACATGTTGTAGAATAAGGATCATATTAATACTAATAACTACAAATTAACtaactaatattaattaaagtatgATTAAACTATGATTATGCTAGAAAAAGATACAAAcctataataattaatataaataaaagtctaaaatatcattgttgatatatatatatatatatatatatatatatatatatatatatatatatatatatatttatatttaataccTTTTAATTTACCTATTTACTATTATAACtgttttaaaattgagaaaaatcttGAAAACCGATAAGACTAGCAATAAAACCAATATAGAACAAATCATTTAAAGTAATCGATGCAGAAAGACTTATCTAACTCAGTCAGCACACAAGTGGAGAATTATTATTTGTAATGCTTTCTCACTGAAGTTCGTTAAATACAAAATCATGTTTGATTTGAACcctaaattcaaaattttgacagAGAAATGGACAGGTTTGAATAATTCTCCATTGCCTGCAGTGGTGAGGTATGAAGACATGATGGTTTGATTGAGATGGATGGGTAAAATTCTCATAACAAATTCAGAGAAATTTCCTAGTCATCTTCACTCTCCGAATAGCCAAAATGTCATGTTAAGATATCTATATTTAACTCAGTCTtgttttcattaatatattatcaaatatcCATTGTTTGAACAGTGTTCATTTATTAGCGTAATTGATTACGGAAGGACAGATATATAAAAGGTTGTAGCAATAACATTGAACTTgtaattgtttatataattgCATACACTTTCTATAGACATATATTCAACATACCTATTGATAAACTATTTCTGTTGTCACCATTTGAATTTGATAATAAGATAAATGCTTCGTCTTTCGGCGTCAAATGGCACAAAATGTCACGTTTCATGCTTCTACAACATTGCTATCGACTGATTTAACTTTCATGTAAATATGTATTACATGGTTCGTTTACATTATTGATTTAACATTTTACAAGATAAATAATATGATTCATTATactgaatattatatatatatatatatatatatatatatatatatatatatatatatataaatttaaacctttaatttgatttctacCGCTAACTGATgccatatataatattaaaaacagaaaaatgattttttgacacatttaaatttttatattcatttgacattacttttatttatttatttttctcttttttcttgaaaaaatataaaattctatacttttatgactattttatcaataacaaatgaatgtaaaagtgtgaTAGTAGCATTTAtcttaaacatatatattatatattgcgAATACATGCCCTTTTTCTAATCTT
Protein-coding sequences here:
- the LOC108341588 gene encoding wall-associated receptor kinase-like 10, whose protein sequence is MILQIPFFVIITMFITLPPIYAKPYYYYKLPYFELQDSKEGYIIAKPGCSFRCGGVDISYPFGMKDPKCYGGKWFEVECRETSRGQKPFLKSLNLEVMGVGLNMVHIKNPIFYWNCPGRRATPEVINLRGSPFVYSRVANTFVAVGCNNLAFLQSNGSTVACCASMCDDSEEVNENFNLVGKYGCSGRYCCETSLPKYLSEYNATLQHFNTENNNTVSEPCTYAFIAYPYSYQQDTFSINDTDYIEAVLEWEILDNTLDNSTRQSLSELDYVTCNRSNVVSSQNTSSGWRCDCLEGFYGNPYVAGGCTAIPDYYKHSQAKKWAIVGVSSSLGSIIFLLCLWLLYKVARKRVIEKRKQKFFKKNGGLLLQQRMSSNEANVDKAILFSLDDLEKATDNFNMDRVLGKGGQGTVYKGMLVDGRIVAVKKFKVEGNIEEFINEFVILSQINNRNVVKLLGCCLETEIPLLVYEFIPNGNLFEYLHDQTKELLPMTWEMCLRIATEIAGALFYLHSVASKPIYHRDIKSTNILLDEKYRAKIADFGTSRVISIEATHLTTVVQGTFGYLDPEYFHTSQFTEKSDVYSFGVVLAELLTGQKAISPARSGEFKSLASYFVECLEEDNLFDIIDKRVMKEAEKGQIIAVANLANRCLELNGKKRPTMKEITFELEGIHGLVRKCNAEKKGEEVELARVGILGMDILRQSHGTQKVVPMVQ